From Brassica oleracea var. oleracea cultivar TO1000 chromosome C3, BOL, whole genome shotgun sequence, a single genomic window includes:
- the LOC106335412 gene encoding nephrocystin-3 — protein MPTMPGLVSVKTPANAPPLRVSVPDTQQQQPPRTPMKKTPSSTPSRSKPSPGRSAKKDSPGVSSAAAVPDVDDPSLDNPDLGPFLLKLARDAIASGEGPNKALDYAIRATKSFERCCAAAAPPVPGGSDGGPVLDLAMSLHVLAAIYCSLGRFDEAVPPLERAIKVPDPARGPDHSLAAFSGHMQLGDTLSMLGQIDRSIACYEEGLKIQIQTLGETDPRVGETCRYLAEAYVQAMQFNKAEELCKKTLEIHRAHSEPASLEEAADRRLMAIICEAKGDYENALEHLVLASMAMIASGQESEVASIDVSIGNIYMSLCRFDEAVFSYQKALTVFKSSKGETHPTVASVFVRLAELYHRTGKLRESKSYCENALRIYNKPVPGTTVEEIAGGLTEISAIYESVDEPEEALKLLQKSMKLLEDKPGQQSAIAGLEARMGVMYYTLGRYEDARNAFESAVTKLRAAGEKSAFFGVVLNQMGLACVQLFKIDEAGELFEEARGILEQERGPCDQDTLGVYSNLAATYDAMGRIEDAIEILEQVLKLREEKLGTANPDFEDEKKRLAELLKEAGRSRNYKAKSLQNLIDPNARPPKKEASGKKWPGLGFKF, from the exons ATGCCAACGATGCCAGGCCTAGTCTCAGTCAAAACGCCGGCCAATGCTCCGCCGCTACGCGTGTCCGTCCCCGACACGCAACAACAACAACCTCCACGAACCCCGATGAAGAAGACCCCTTCCTCCACCCCGTCTCGATCCAAACCCTCGCCCGGTAGATCCGCCAAAAAAGACTCGCCGGGCGTTTCCTCCGCCGCCGCCGTACCTGACGTCGACGATCCATCCCTCGACAACCCGGATCTCGGCCCCTTCCTCCTCAAGCTCGCTCGCGACGCCATAGCTTCCGGCGAAGGTCCCAACAAGGCTCTGGACTACGCGATCCGCGCGACGAAGTCCTTCGAGAGATGCTGCGCCGCCGCTGCTCCTCCCGTCCCCGGCGGTAGCGACGGCGGACCTGTTCTCGATCTCGCCATGAGTCTCCACGTCCTCGCCGCTATCTACTGCAGCCTCGGGAGGTTCGACGAAGCGGTCCCGCCGCTCGAGCGAGCCATCAAGGTCCCGGATCCGGCGCGTGGACCCGACCACTCCCTCGCCGCGTTCTCCGGGCATATGCAGCTCGGTGACACGTTGTCGATGCTAGGTCAGATCGATAGATCCATCGCTTGCTACGAGGAGGGGCTCAAGATCCAGATCCAGACTCTGGGAGAGACGGATCCTCGAGTTGGTGAAACTTGCAG GTACTTAGCGGAAGCCTATGTTCAAGCAATGCAGTTCAATAAAGCTGAAGAGTTATGCAAGAAAACTCTAGAGATCCACCGTGCGCATAGCGAACCCGCATCACTAGAGGAGGCGGCTGATAGGAGGCTGATGGCTATCATCTGCGAGGCTAAAGGAGACTACGAGAACGCGCTCGAGCACCTCGTCCTCGCCAGTATGGCTATGATCGCGAGCGGGCAAGAATCGGAAGTTGCTTCGATCGACGTCAGCATTGGGAACATCTACATGTCGCTGTGTCGGTTCGATGAAGCTGTGTTCTCTTACCAGAAGGCTCTCACTGTGTTCAAGTCCTCAAAGGGAGAGACTCATCCTACTGTAGCTTCGGTGTTTGTTAGATTGGCTGAGCTTTACCACAGGACGGGAAAGCTCCGTGAGTCTAAGTCTTATTGCGAGAACGCGTTGAGGATATACAACAAGCCGGTGCCTGGGACAACTGTTGAGGAGATTGCTGGTGGATTAACCGAGATCTCTGCGATATATGAGTCTGTGGATGAGCCTGAGGAAGCACTGAAGCTACTTCAAAAGTCCATGAAACTTCTTGAGGATAAACCAGGACAGCAGAGCGCCATTGCAG GGTTAGAGGCGCGGATGGGAGTAATGTATTACACGTTGGGGAGGTATGAAGACGCAAGAAACGCGTTTGAGAGCGCTGTGACGAAGCTGCGGGCAGCTGGTGAGAAATCTGCCTTCTTTGGAGTTGTGTTGAACCAGATGGGACTGGCGTGCGTTCAGCTTTTCAAGATCGATGAGGCTGGTGAGCTGTTTGAAGAAGCAAGAGGGATTCTCGAACAAGAACGTGGTCCTTGTGATCAGGACACTCTCGGTGTTTACAGCAATCTGGCTGCCACGTATGACGCCATGGGAAG GATAGAAGATGCCATTGAGATATTGGAGCAGGTTCTGAAGCTGAGAGAGGAGAAGCTCGGTACTGCAAATCCTGATTTTGAGGACGAGAAGAAGCGTCTGGCCGAGCTTTTGAAGGAAGCGGGGCGGTCACGGAACTACAAAGCCAAGTCGCTACAGAATCTGATCGATCCAAACGCAAGACCTCCCAAGAAAGAGGCATCTGGTAAGAAATGGCCTGGCCTCGGTTTCAAGTTCTGA
- the LOC106330032 gene encoding LOW QUALITY PROTEIN: probable disease resistance protein At4g27220 (The sequence of the model RefSeq protein was modified relative to this genomic sequence to represent the inferred CDS: deleted 1 base in 1 codon), translated as MFRSNTKTLNRELERLKKVRSKVHEDLNKLGNQEKSFKQKIMIWLRKVEENVSIGEMMLEKRSSCAILVSDKSVAVLEEIKRLEEQGHELLIETSVVESPTERVELVLGPSLTKKENVQKIGVWSMGGVGKTTLIRTLNNELFKQGGTQQFALVVWVTVSKEFDLRKIQMDIATRMGITLTSNEREDIGKTIHDRLAKLRSFLLILDDVWKPIDLDSLGIPSASEGFKDFKVVLTSRRLEVCQQMMTDENIRVDGCLQEKEAWELFCHNAGVLANSDEVKPLAMDVSRECGGLPLAIITIGRGLRGKCQVEVWKHALKMLKSSAPSIDTEEKIFGTLKLSYDFLQDKTKDCFLFCALFPEDFSIKVSELIMHWVVEGFLDEQQPYEDLMNEGVALVDRLKDSCLLEDGDSADTVKMHDVVRDFAIWIMSPPNEGCRSLVMAGRGLREIPQHKFVPSLQRISLMANKLNTLPDHVVECVETSVLLLQKNTYIKEVPHGFLQAFPNLRILDLSGVRIRTLPDSVLNLHNLRSLVLRNCKSLRNMPSLESLVKLQILDLHESAIKELPRGFEALISLRYIFLSNTHQLQSIPAGTILGLSSLEVLDMAGSGYRWGFKGQEREGQATLEEVTCLPQLQFLAIKLLDVLSFSYEFNSLIKRLRTFQLLFSPILSALPRGTGKGCVAISNVNVSEASIGWLLVHVTSLCLMHSEGLNAMFKNLVTKSKISFVAVKSLSLHHCPSLSFSGGYKAKQDLFLNLDEISLVNVNLKSIGELNDFLGLRFKKLKLLHVFDCRQLKYLFSYKTLAGSLPNLEEIKVRSCRILVELFKFSSEPVRVSTESLLPKLSVIRLDHLPQLRRVCSNGAVLKHLKQLEVKSCKPLQNDGRVVEELDWSLIDVPPFP; from the exons ATGTTCAGATCGAACACCAAAACCTTGAATAGAGAACTGGAGAGATTAAAGAAGGTGCGGAGCAAGGTCCATGAAGATCTTAATAAATTAGGGAATCAAGAGAAATCTTTTAAGCAAAAGATTATGATATGGCTAAGAAAGGTCGAAGAGAATGTGTCTATAGGAGAGATGATGCTGGAAAAGCGCTCTTCATGTGCTATATTGGTTAGTGACAAAAGTGTTGCGGTTCTTGAGGAGATCAAAAGACTGGAGGAGCAAGGTCATGAGCTCTTAATTGAGACTTCCGTGGTCGAGTCACCTACAGAAAGAGTCGAACTGGTCTTAGGACCTTCATTGACGAAGAAGGAGAATGTTCAAAAGATTGGTGTTTGGAGTATGGGAGGTGTCGGGAAGACAACACTTATCAGGACACTTAACAATGAACTCTTTAAACAGGGTGGTACTCAACAGTTTGCTTTGGTAGTTTGGGTGACAGTGTCCAAAGAGTTTGACTTGAGAAAGATCCAGATGGACATAGCCACAAGGATGGGAATAACTCTTACGAGCAACGAAAGGGAGGACATAGGCAAAACTATTCATGATAGGCTAGCAAAACTGAGAAGCTTCCTCCTTATTCTCGACGATGTTTGGAAGCCCATCGATTTAGACAGTTTGGGCATTCCATCAGCATCAGAAGGATTCAAGGATTTCAAGGTTGTTCTAACTTCAAGGAGACTAGAAGTGTGTCAACAAATGATGACGGATGAAAACATAAGAGTT GATGGATGCTTACAAGAGAAAGAAGCATGGGAATTATTTTGCCACAACGCCGGAGTATTAGCAAACTCTGACGAGGTGAAGCCCCTTGCAATGGATGTTTCCCGTGAATGTGGTGGATTGCCTCTGGCTATCATCACAATAGGAAGGGGTTTGCGTGGAAAATGTCAAGTCGAGGTTTGGAAACATGCCTTGAAAATGCTAAAGAGCTCGGCACCTTCTATCGACACTGAAGAAAAGATATTTGGGACTTTGAAACTCAGCTATGACTTTCTACAAGACAAGACAAAAGACTGCTTCCTTTTCTGCGCATTATTTCCGGAGGACTTCTCGATTAAAGTAAGTGAATTAATAATGCACTGGGTCGTGGAAGGATTCTTGGATGAACAGCAACCTTACGAGGATTTGATGAACGAGGGAGTTGCTTTGGTTGACAGATTGAAGGACTCGTGCTTGTTAGAAGATGGTGATAGTGCTGATACAGTTAAAATGCATGACGTTGTACGTGATTTTGCCATATGGATCATGTCTCCTCCGAATGAAGGATGCCGTTCTCTTGTTATGGCCGGGAGAGGTCTAAGAGAAATTCCACAACATAAGTTTGTTCCTTCGCTCCAGAGAATTTCTTTAATGGCCAATAAGCTCAATACGCTACCTGATCATGTAGTCGAGTGTGTGGAAACATCGGTTTTACTACTACAGAAGAATACTTATATTAAGGAAGTTCCTCATGGATTCTTACAAGCATTTCCAAACCTTAGAATCTTGGATCTTAGCGGTGTTCGCATAAGAACCTTGCCTGACTCCGTTTTGAATCTTCATAATTTGCGGTCTCTGGTGTTAAGAAACTGTAAGTCCTTGAGAAACATGCCTTCGCTAGAATCCCTTGTCAAACTTCAGATTCTTGATCTACATGAGTCTGCTATAAAGGAACTTCCGAGAGGTTTTGAAGCATTGATCAGCTTAAGATACATTTTCCTTTCCAACACACATCAACTCCAGAGCATTCCAGCTGGGACAATTCTAGGGTTATCAAGTTTGGAGGTTCTAGACATGGCAGGCAGTGGTTATAGATGGGGATTTAAGGGACAAGAAAGAGAAGGGCAAGCAACACTTGAAGAGGTTACATGCCTCCCTCAGTTGCAGTTTCTTGCCATTAAGCTCCTCGATGTATTGTCTTTTTCCTATGAGTTTAATTCTCTTATAAAAAGGCTAAGGACATTCCAACTGTTATTTTCTCCAATACTATCAGCTTTACCTCGTGGGACCGGCAAGGGTTGCGTAGCTATCAGTAATGTCAATGTCTCAGAAGCATCTATAGGGTGGCTGCTAGTACATGTAACCTCGCTATGTTTAATGCACTCTGAGGGTCTTAATGCTATGTTCAAGAACTTGGTAACCAAGAGCAAGATTAGCTTTGTTGCGGTGAAATCTCTATCACTTCACCACTGTCCCAGCCTAAGCTTTTCCGGTGGTTATAAGGCCAAACAAGATCTCTTCCTGAATCTTGACGAAATTTCATTGGTCAATGTCAATCTGAAAAGTATTGGAGAACTTAATGATTTCCTCGGGTTAAGATTTAAGAAACTAAAACTGCTTCATGTTTTTGACTGCCGACAGCTAAAATATCTTTTCTCATACAAAACCTTAGCAGGTTCTCTGCCTAACCTGGAAGAGATAAAAGTTAGATCATGCAGGATTTTGGTGGAGCTGTTCAAATTTTCTTCAGAGCCAGTTCGTGTTTCGACAGAGTCTTTGTTACCTAAGCTAAGTGTCATTAGACTCGACCATCTTCCCCAGTTGCGTAGGGTATGCAGCAATGGAGCTGTGCTCAAACACCTGAAACAGTTAGAAGTTAAGAGTTGTAAACCACTTCAAAATGATGGTAGGGTCGTGGAAGAATTAGATTGGTCCTTGATTGACGTCCCACCATTCCCTTAA
- the LOC106332132 gene encoding uncharacterized protein LOC106332132, with protein sequence MDKSSSINSTASTASNLSTASLEKLDQAASWFGATVISAFFASLERCSCVNLSTFDDDDDEDDNEESNSRPLALSAAPQPDDIV encoded by the coding sequence ATGGATAAAAGCAGCAGCATCAACTCCACGGCCTCTACCGCCTCCAATCTCAGCACGGCTTCCCTAGAGAAGCTAGATCAGGCGGCGAGCTGGTTCGGCGCCACCGTCATCTCCGCCTTCTTCGCCTCCCTCGAGCGCTGCTCCTGCGTGAACCTATCTACTTTCGATGATGATGACGACGAAGACGACAACGAGGAATCCAACAGCCGTCCCCTTGCTCTCTCCGCCGCTCCCCAACCAGACGACATCGTTTAG
- the LOC106328129 gene encoding plant UBX domain-containing protein 10-like — translation MVDAADKLGYFQAITGLEDPDLCTEILQAHGWDLELAISSFTSSDPHDNDADASSSHIDGDHSTANPETNDYPPRGIHDDSELVRGLRPPGIAWSIITLPISIVSGSLGLVSGAIGFGFWAAGGVLSYSLGMLGFGGRRGGSDSSSARLVPPVSSASGEAMEFIALFDRDYGRNAFKPGFVPEGFMDALQRSRSEFKLLFVYLHSPDHPDTPVFCDGTLCNEAFVAFLNENFVCWGGSIRASEGFKMSNSLKASRFPFCAVVMPAANQRIALLQQVEGPKTPEEMIAILQRVVEDSSPVLVTARVEAEERRTNLRLREEQDAAYRAALEADQARERQRQEEAERLEREAAEAERKRKEEEEARERAEREAAEREAARVRMRQEKALALVDEPEKGPDVTQVLVRFPNGERKGRRFESNTKIQTLYDFVDSLGVLATEEYSLITNFPRTVYGRDKESMSLKDAGLHPQASLFIEIN, via the exons ATGGTTGATGCCGCCGACAAATTAGGTTACTTCCAAGCGATAACAGGTCTCGAAGATCCCGATTTGTGCACCGAGATCCTCCAAGCTCATGGCTGGGACCTCGAACTCGCCATCTCCTCCTTCACTTCATCTGACCCACACGATAACGACGCCGACGCTTCCTCTTCCCACATCGATGGCGATCACTCCACCGCGAATCCCGAAACGAACGATTACCCTCCTCGAGGAATCCACGACGATTCAGAACTCGTAAGAGGACTCAGACCTCCGGGAATCGCGTGGAGTATCATCACTCTACCGAT CTCGATCGTCTCCGGTAGCTTAGGGTTAGTCTCCGGGGCCATCGGGTTCGGATTCTGGGCCGCCGGTGGAGTTTTATCGTACTCTCTCGGTATGTTAGGGTTTGGAGGACGTCGTGGTGGCTCTGACTCATCATCGGCTCGGCTTGTGCCGCCGGTTTCTTCGGCATCAGGTGAAGCGATGGAGTTCATTGCTTTGTTCGATAGAGATTACGGGAGGAACGCTTTCAAGCCTGGCTTTGTACCGGAAGGTTTCATGGACGCGCTTCAGCGATCTAGGAGCGAGTTTAAGCTCTTGTTCGTTTACTTGCACTCTCCTGATCATCCTGATACGCCTGTGTTTTGTGATGGGACGCTTTGTAATGAAGCGTTTGTGGCGTTTTTGAATGAGAATTTTGTTTGCTGGGGAGGTAGTATTCGAGCTAGTGAAGGGTTTAAGATGAGTAATAGCTTGAAGGCGTCTAGGTTTCCGTTTTGCGCTGTGGTTATGCCTGCTGCTAACCAGAGAATTGCTCTTCTTCAGCAG GTGGAGGGACCGAAAACTCCAGAAGAAATGATTGCTATACTGCAAAGAGTTGTGGAAGATAGTTCACCTGTTCTTGTAACTGCAAGGGTTGAGGCAGAGGAAAGAAGGACCAATTTGCGCCTGAGAGAGGAACAAGATGCTGCCTACAGGGCTGCTCTTGAAGCTGATCAA GCAAGGGAGAGACAGAGGCAAGAAGAGGCAGAGCGTTTAGAGAGGGAAGCTGCTGAGGCAGAGAGGAAACGCAAAGAAGAAGAAGAGGCTCGGGAGAGAGCAGAGCGTGAAGCTGCAGAGAGAGAAGCTGCGAGAGTGAGAATGAGACAGGAGAAAGCACTTGCTCTTGTAGACGAACCTGAGAAAGGACCTGATGTTACACAA GTTTTGGTGAGGTTCCCGAATGGAGAAAGAAAAGGGAGGAGGTTTGAAAGCAATACCAAGATACAGACATTGTATGATTTCGTTGATTCACTTGGAGTGCTAGCAACAGAAGAGTATAGCTTAATAACAAACTTTCCAAGAACAGTGTATGGAAGAGACAAAGAGTCGATGTCACTGAAAGATGCAGGTTTGCATCCTCAAGCAAGTCTCTTCATTGAGATCAACTAA
- the LOC106330033 gene encoding uncharacterized protein LOC106330033, with protein MIFTDGAAASLKGVFEVLSEFTSISGLVINPSKSSIFMAGRISQLFRDEVQRLGIPTESLPVRYLGLPLTTKTMTKADYEPLIDQIRTRMVSWSSRSLSYAGHLQLFRTVIGSITNFWCSVFRLPKRCLNTIEGMCATFFWSCSPHTHTKAKVAWDDVCRPKDEGGLGIRRLTDTSRVLALSLIWRLLTNSGSLWVAWTKAYLLRTHSFWDVNDKYAGSWIWRKLLKLRDQAAYFLRSEIENGKATLFWFDNWLQVGRLFNITGASGTQVLGISRYATVSEAASGGQWNIRWCRGYHLWVMIACINSVSAPAEDAAADLHLWRHGDEDYKPTFSSKATWEQLRDRLSRGAKNRAWGCVQPCLLCGEPDETRDHLFFACAYSFTLLIDLVGFLLGSRVNPDWTITVTSLLSHRRREIDTCLLKLALQASIHSIWHERNSRRHQGTPLSVGQMVRYIDKTIRNRISSP; from the exons ATGATCTTCACTGATGGTGCAGCTGCTTCACTGAAGGGTGTGTTTGAGGTCTTATCAGAATTCACAAGTATCTCCGGTCTGGTGATAAACCCTTCTAAGTCCTCTATCTTCATGGCTGGCCGTATTAGTCAACTTTTTAGAGACGAGGTTCAACGCCTAGGCATTCCTACTGAATCTCTTCCTGTGAGATACCTTGGTCTCCCGCTTACCACGAAGACAATGACCAAAGCAGACTATGAGCCTTTGATTGATCAGATTCGCACGCGTATGGTGTCATGGTCAAGCCGATCTCTTTCTTATGCGGGTCACTTGCAGCTTTTTCGAACAGTCATTGGTAGTATAACAAACTTCTGGTGCTCTGTGTTTCGGCTTCCCAAGAGGTGTCTAAATACCATCGAAGGGATGTGTGCCACATTTTTTTGGTCTTGTTCGCCACACACGCATACGAAGGCAAAGGTCGCTTGGGATGATGTCTGTAGACCTAAGGACGAAGGAGGTTTAGGCATTCGACGTCTTACAGACACTTCAAGAGTGCTCGCGCTTAGCTTGATCTGGAGATTACTCACGAACTCTGGTTCTTTGTGGGTAGCTTGGACGAAGGCTTATCTGTTGCGTACTCACAGCTTCTGGGACGTTAACGATAAGTATGCAGGATCTTGGATATGGCGTAAACTGTTGAAACTTAGGGACCAAGCTGCATATTTTCTCCGGTCTGAGATAGAGAATGGCAAAGCCACCTTATTCTGGTTTGATAACTGGCTTCAGGTTGGAAGACTTTTCAACATCACAGGTGCTTCAGGAACACAAGTCTTGGGTATCTCCCGCTACGCGACGGTCTCAGAAGCGGCCTCTGGTGGACAATGGAACATTCGTTGGTGTCGTGGCTATCACCTATGGGTGATGATAGCCTGCATCAACTCTGTTTCAGCTCCGGCGGAGGACGCGGCTGCTGATCTTCATCTATGGCGCCACGGAGATGAGGATTACAAACCAACCTTCTCGAGTAAAGCAACTTGGGAACAGCTTCGG GATAGACTGTCGAGGGGAGCGAAAAACAGAGCTTGGGGTTGCGTGCAACCGTGTCTCCTCTGTGGTGAACCGGACGAAACTCGTGACCACTTGTTCTTCGCTTGCGCTTACTCATTTACATTATTGATTGATCTAGTAGGATTCCTATTGGGTTCTCGTGTGAATCCCGACTGGACTATCACCGTCACATCTCTTCTATCTCATCGCAGGAGGGAGATTGATACATGTCTCCTGAAGCTTGCTCTCCAAGCTAGCATCCATAGTATTTGGCATGAGAGGAACAGCAGGCGCCATCAAGGTACTCCTCTCAGCGTGGGTCAAATGGTTCGATACATTGACAAGACAATTAGGAACAGGATATCCTCTCCGTGA
- the LOC106334004 gene encoding bidirectional sugar transporter SWEET7-like produces the protein MVSAQSNLIRNIVAIIGNGIALCLFLSPTPTFIQIVKKKSTEEYSPVPYLATLINCLVWVLYGLPMVHPHNTPVLTINGTGIIIEVVFITIFFVYCGRQKQRLVIAAVLAGETVFVAVLTVLVFTLQHTTKERSLSVGIICCVFNVMMYASPLSVMKMVIKTKSVEFMPFWLSLAAFLNAGVWTVYALIQFDPFIAIPNGIGCVFGLAQLILYAAYYK, from the exons ATGGTGTCTGCACAATCGAACCTTATTCGAAATATTGTGGCAATAATAG GGAATGGCATCGCTCTATGTTTGTTCTTATCGCCAAC GCCAACATTCATACAGATTGTGAAAAAGAAGTCAACAGAAGAATATTCACCAGTACCGTATTTGGCGACTCTCATAAACTGCCTCGTTTGGGTTCTGTATGGGCTCCCTATGGTACATCCGCACAACACACCGGTCCTTACAATCAACGGCACAGGGATCATAATTGAAGTTGTGTTCATTACCATTTTTTTCGTTTACTGCGGCCGTCAAAAACAGCGTTTGGTAATAGCCGCTGTTTTAGCGGGTGAAACCGTTTTCGTGGCTGTTCTCACAGTGTTGGTCTTCACTCTACAACACACTACAAAAGAACGTTCGTTGAGCGTTGGAATCATTTGTTGCGTTTTCAACGTGATGATGTATGCTTCTCCATTATCTGTCATG AAAATGGTAATAAAAACAAAAAGCGTGGAGTTCATGCCGTTTTGGCTGTCGCTAGCTGCGTTTCTAAACGCAGGCGTTTGGACGGTTTATGCACTCATACAATTCGATCCATTCATCGCT ATACCAAATGGAATTGGGTGTGTATTTGGACTGGCCCAATTAATTTTGTACGCTGCTTACTATAAATAA